In Streptomyces ambofaciens ATCC 23877, a single genomic region encodes these proteins:
- a CDS encoding glycosyltransferase family 39 protein produces the protein MDTAADDTVTDRPAGAPDGQSEDRPERSWRSWRPVLPDRARPYLPALVLYGVTKLVGLAVFASLLEYAGDYEGKNPRFGGGAHWWDVLATWDGWWYLQVAEHGYSPSLVRLGGDGLFTVQQNSVAFFPLYPALIRMVSEVTGLGLYGSGILVSVLCSFVAAAGVFAVVRLVAGARAGTIAAGLWAVAPGAGVEWAVYSESLFVAIAAWACYAVMTGRWVTAGLLAFTAGLNRPTSAVLIGAVGLAALVTLARPASRREHGVRGPVYAMVVAPLGLLGYIAWVGYRTGEATAYFTLQREGWAHFFDYGAYTLDVLRNLAVGKGDYVFAFSTPDLLSLQLVLALPFLIALMLRKKPPLVLVAYTLATIITVLGTQQMFGNTMRYLLPAFPLLLAPAAALARLRLPGLAVFFTTAALASGWYAHYVIFELGVP, from the coding sequence ATGGACACGGCTGCCGACGACACGGTGACCGACAGGCCCGCCGGCGCACCGGACGGGCAGTCCGAGGACCGTCCGGAGCGCTCCTGGAGGTCCTGGCGTCCCGTCCTCCCCGACCGCGCCCGCCCCTACCTGCCCGCGCTGGTCCTGTACGGCGTCACCAAGCTCGTCGGCCTCGCGGTCTTCGCCTCCCTGCTGGAGTACGCCGGGGACTACGAGGGCAAGAACCCGCGCTTCGGCGGCGGCGCCCACTGGTGGGACGTCCTGGCCACCTGGGACGGCTGGTGGTACCTCCAGGTCGCCGAGCACGGGTACAGCCCCTCCCTGGTACGGCTCGGCGGCGACGGCCTGTTCACCGTCCAGCAGAACTCGGTCGCCTTCTTCCCGCTCTACCCGGCCCTGATCCGGATGGTCTCGGAGGTCACCGGCCTCGGCCTGTACGGCTCCGGCATCCTCGTCTCCGTCCTCTGCTCGTTCGTCGCGGCGGCGGGCGTCTTCGCCGTGGTCCGCCTCGTGGCCGGGGCCCGCGCGGGCACCATCGCCGCCGGGCTGTGGGCCGTCGCGCCCGGCGCGGGCGTCGAGTGGGCGGTGTACTCCGAGTCCCTGTTCGTCGCCATCGCCGCCTGGGCCTGCTACGCCGTGATGACCGGCCGCTGGGTGACGGCCGGGCTGCTGGCCTTCACCGCGGGCCTGAACCGTCCCACGTCCGCCGTCCTCATAGGCGCCGTGGGCCTGGCCGCCCTGGTGACCCTGGCCCGCCCGGCGTCCCGGCGCGAGCACGGCGTGCGGGGCCCGGTGTACGCCATGGTCGTGGCGCCGCTGGGCCTGCTCGGCTACATCGCCTGGGTCGGCTACCGCACCGGCGAGGCCACGGCGTACTTCACGCTCCAGCGCGAGGGCTGGGCGCACTTCTTCGACTACGGCGCCTACACCCTGGACGTGCTGCGCAACCTCGCCGTCGGCAAGGGCGACTACGTCTTCGCCTTCTCCACCCCGGACCTGCTCTCCCTCCAGCTGGTCCTGGCGCTGCCCTTCCTGATCGCCCTGATGCTGCGCAAGAAGCCCCCGCTGGTCCTCGTCGCCTACACCCTGGCCACGATCATCACGGTCCTCGGCACCCAGCAGATGTTCGGCAACACCATGCGCTACCTGCTCCCGGCCTTCCCCCTGCTCCTCGCGCCGGCCGCGGCCCTCGCCCGCCTGAGGCTCCCGGGCCTCGCGGTCTTCTTCACCACCGCCGCCCTCGCCTCGGGCTGGTACGCGCACTACGTCATCTTCGAGCTGGGCGTGCCGTAG
- a CDS encoding glycosyltransferase family 2 protein: MPEERDADRHGPVVLSVVIPMYNEEEVLPALVSRLRPVLTELGVAHEVVAVDDGSGDRTAELLAAFRLGWPELRVVALRRNSGHQAALTAGLDRAVGAYVVSLDADLQDPPEKIPDMLALARAEGLDIVYGVRDDRSSDSGFKRWTAGFYYRLMRRLAGPSVPAQAGDFRLLSRAAVDALKALPDQQRVYRLLVPWLGFPSGRVTYERAPRTAGRTKYPLGRMIRLGVDSVTGFSAAPLRIATWLGAGAFVVCLGLLVYTLTAFALGRTVPGWTSLFTGIVFIGGVQLICVGLLGEYVGRIYTAVQNRPTYFVRHDTAVPAPTPPAPPAREQGAAEGNGARVPAPRA, from the coding sequence GTGCCCGAGGAACGGGACGCCGACCGGCACGGGCCGGTCGTGCTGTCGGTCGTCATACCGATGTACAACGAGGAAGAAGTCCTCCCCGCGCTGGTCAGCCGACTGCGGCCGGTCCTGACGGAGCTGGGCGTGGCCCACGAGGTCGTGGCGGTCGACGACGGCAGCGGCGACCGTACGGCGGAGCTCCTCGCCGCCTTCCGCCTGGGCTGGCCGGAACTGCGCGTGGTCGCGCTGCGGCGCAACTCCGGGCACCAGGCGGCCCTCACCGCCGGACTGGACCGGGCCGTCGGCGCCTACGTCGTCAGCCTCGACGCCGACCTCCAGGACCCGCCGGAGAAGATCCCCGACATGCTGGCGCTGGCCCGTGCCGAGGGCCTCGACATCGTCTACGGCGTCCGCGACGACCGCAGCAGCGACTCCGGGTTCAAGCGGTGGACCGCGGGCTTCTACTACCGGCTCATGCGGCGCCTCGCGGGTCCCTCGGTCCCGGCCCAGGCGGGGGACTTCCGGCTGCTCAGCCGGGCCGCCGTCGACGCCCTGAAGGCCCTGCCGGACCAGCAGCGGGTCTACCGGCTGCTGGTGCCCTGGCTGGGTTTCCCGAGCGGGCGGGTGACGTACGAGCGCGCTCCGCGTACCGCGGGGCGGACCAAGTACCCGCTGGGCCGGATGATCCGGCTCGGGGTCGACAGCGTCACCGGCTTCTCGGCGGCCCCGCTGCGCATCGCCACCTGGCTGGGCGCCGGCGCCTTCGTGGTCTGCCTGGGCCTGCTGGTCTACACCCTGACCGCCTTCGCGCTGGGCCGGACGGTGCCGGGGTGGACCTCCCTGTTCACCGGCATCGTGTTCATCGGCGGCGTGCAGCTGATCTGCGTCGGTCTGCTGGGCGAGTACGTCGGGCGCATCTACACGGCCGTGCAGAACCGGCCGACGTACTTCGTCCGGCACGACACGGCGGTGCCGGCGCCGACGCCACCGGCACCCCCGGCGCGGGAGCAGGGCGCGGCCGAGGGGAACGGGGCGCGGGTGCCCGCCCCCCGGGCCTGA